In a genomic window of Chryseobacterium sp. G0162:
- a CDS encoding PspC domain-containing protein: MNKTLSIGLAGFSFTIEEHAYIKLSDYLNALRSSLDASEADEVMHDIEIRMVEIFRDSLGKREVINDTDVEKVIAQIGTPEKIEEQEEAYFSEKNTTKNTNTGNPYTDKKQLFRDPEKQKIAGVCAGLAHYVGMDITAMRVIWVVVFLVMIPAAGSALVILLLYLILWLVLPKAQTASDFLKMQGKPMNFDNLKNESNKLVQFANESTQRVGEIYNENKPYIDNAGSGIWNIFKYIIGAFSVLVAVGSIIGVFVLFALFGMDTDFPGANQIRFYMDDNGLDKVLAAIMIIGSLIPAILFSLLSIKIFSPKTKLRNLGWVVGGLFLLLIGLGTYFGISMAKKNLIYKGSKEDVENIAINTTSDTVYVDVKQVSIPQNYKAYDDDIYSDKRSVYEEDYISVEVTRKPEVKTPYLIIKKEGNGYNFPIQVTVPVEVVNNKVILPNYIKYPYEHRFRDYRVNYELVVPQNAVVIPLKKDRIDFDGDLNGDGIDDDDQNKDENHNGIRIEKNKITVNGSSIEYNSNDKDSIIINGKKVPNNQAKKVIDSVASDIKKINKDVDIKIKDGKNEISIQTK, from the coding sequence ATGAACAAGACACTCTCAATAGGACTCGCAGGTTTTTCTTTTACAATAGAAGAACACGCATATATAAAGCTCAGCGATTACCTGAACGCTCTGAGAAGCTCACTTGATGCTTCGGAAGCAGATGAGGTAATGCATGACATAGAAATAAGAATGGTGGAGATCTTCAGAGATTCTCTGGGAAAACGTGAAGTGATCAACGATACGGATGTAGAAAAAGTAATCGCACAGATCGGAACACCTGAAAAGATCGAAGAGCAGGAAGAAGCTTATTTTTCTGAAAAAAATACAACTAAAAATACAAACACAGGAAATCCTTATACAGACAAAAAACAATTGTTCCGTGATCCTGAAAAACAGAAAATTGCAGGGGTTTGCGCAGGTTTAGCTCATTATGTAGGAATGGACATTACTGCCATGAGAGTTATCTGGGTAGTTGTTTTCTTAGTAATGATTCCTGCCGCAGGAAGTGCTTTAGTGATCTTACTTCTTTATTTAATCCTTTGGTTAGTACTTCCAAAAGCACAAACCGCTTCAGATTTCCTGAAGATGCAGGGAAAGCCTATGAACTTCGACAATCTTAAGAATGAGTCTAATAAATTGGTACAATTTGCCAATGAATCTACTCAGAGGGTCGGAGAAATCTACAACGAAAACAAACCTTACATTGACAATGCAGGAAGTGGAATATGGAATATATTCAAATATATAATTGGTGCATTCTCTGTATTGGTAGCTGTAGGAAGTATTATTGGAGTATTTGTACTATTTGCCCTTTTCGGGATGGATACAGATTTCCCTGGAGCCAATCAGATCAGATTCTATATGGATGATAACGGTCTGGATAAAGTACTGGCAGCTATCATGATTATAGGAAGTTTAATTCCTGCCATTCTTTTCAGCTTACTAAGTATTAAAATATTCTCTCCAAAAACAAAACTGAGAAATCTTGGATGGGTAGTGGGCGGATTATTCCTTCTTCTGATCGGACTGGGGACTTATTTCGGAATCAGCATGGCTAAGAAAAACCTGATCTACAAAGGCAGTAAAGAAGATGTAGAAAATATAGCCATCAATACGACTTCTGACACCGTATATGTGGACGTAAAGCAAGTAAGTATTCCGCAAAATTATAAAGCGTATGACGATGACATCTATTCTGATAAAAGATCAGTGTATGAAGAAGATTATATCTCAGTAGAAGTGACAAGAAAACCGGAAGTAAAAACCCCTTACTTAATCATCAAAAAAGAAGGAAACGGTTATAACTTCCCAATTCAGGTAACAGTTCCTGTAGAAGTTGTAAACAATAAAGTAATACTTCCAAATTACATTAAATACCCGTATGAGCACAGATTCAGAGATTACAGAGTAAATTATGAACTTGTAGTTCCTCAAAATGCAGTGGTCATCCCATTGAAAAAAGACAGAATTGATTTTGATGGTGACCTGAACGGAGACGGTATCGATGATGATGACCAGAACAAAGATGAAAACCACAACGGAATCAGAATCGAAAAAAATAAGATTACTGTAAACGGGTCCAGTATAGAATATAACTCTAATGATAAAGACAGCATTATCATTAACGGTAAAAAAGTTCCGAACAACCAGGCTAAGAAAGTAATTGATTCCGTAGCATCTGATATCAAAAAAATCAACAAAGATGTGGACATCAAAATAAAAGACGGAAAAAACGAAATATCCATACAAACTAAATAA
- a CDS encoding PadR family transcriptional regulator: MNTENTKAQMRKGILEFCILSLINNREMYVSDLIDELKKGKLDVVEGTLYPLLTRLKNGEFLSYRWEESTGGPPRKYYQITEKGKLFLDELQNTWNELTASVNQITQQH, encoded by the coding sequence ATGAATACTGAAAATACCAAAGCGCAAATGCGAAAAGGAATTCTGGAATTCTGTATTCTAAGTCTCATCAATAATCGCGAAATGTATGTTTCTGATCTTATTGACGAACTGAAAAAAGGAAAACTGGATGTTGTGGAAGGTACCCTCTACCCTCTTCTCACAAGACTTAAAAATGGAGAGTTTCTCTCTTACAGATGGGAAGAATCTACTGGAGGACCACCCAGAAAATATTATCAGATCACAGAAAAAGGAAAACTTTTCCTGGATGAACTTCAAAACACGTGGAATGAGCTTACCGCTTCAGTAAACCAAATTACACAACAACATTAA
- a CDS encoding XAC2610-related protein: MNILNYYRSISAFMLLGPLCFGQYQFEVKEASKNYNAIIHIDNCFDDQCMDKGTVEVFDNKNSKVQSFTSDNLVLKLGKGQRLERGKVIALTNEQSPVIFGDFNFDGTEDLAIRNGNMGNYSSASYDVYVFNSTRMSFVKSKELTELGSDNFDFFETDPVRKRLIAFGKSGCCNFFTTEYEVIPNKGLDKVLEKEEDESEDGYVKVIIKEKKNNKWTTRTKVYPSDQYNRGK, encoded by the coding sequence ATGAATATTTTGAATTATTACAGGAGTATATCCGCTTTTATGCTATTAGGTCCTTTATGTTTTGGACAATATCAATTTGAAGTTAAAGAGGCATCCAAAAATTATAATGCTATCATTCATATAGACAATTGTTTCGATGACCAATGTATGGATAAAGGAACTGTTGAGGTATTTGATAATAAAAACAGTAAAGTGCAGAGCTTTACATCAGATAATCTGGTTTTAAAACTTGGAAAAGGACAGAGGCTGGAGCGTGGAAAAGTAATAGCCCTAACAAATGAACAAAGTCCTGTGATTTTTGGTGACTTTAATTTTGACGGAACCGAAGATCTGGCGATAAGAAATGGAAATATGGGGAATTACAGTTCAGCATCTTATGATGTATATGTATTCAATAGTACCAGAATGTCGTTTGTAAAAAGTAAAGAACTTACAGAGTTGGGATCAGATAATTTTGATTTTTTTGAAACAGATCCGGTTCGTAAACGCCTTATTGCCTTTGGAAAATCCGGATGTTGTAATTTTTTTACTACAGAATATGAAGTCATTCCAAATAAAGGACTCGATAAAGTGCTTGAAAAAGAAGAAGACGAAAGCGAAGATGGCTATGTGAAAGTTATCATCAAAGAAAAAAAGAATAATAAGTGGACTACCAGAACCAAGGTATATCCATCAGATCAATATAATAGAGGAAAGTAA
- a CDS encoding HD domain-containing protein: MKIQKEIDFILAVDALKNVQRRNYNADDSRRENTAEHSWQIIILAQILYPYAKNRMDIDLLRVIRMLSIHDLVEIEAGDTFLFDEAAMVGKFEREKMSAQKIFGILDEPLRSEFFNLWLEFEEEATPDAIFACSIDRIMPFILNSYTSGKSWTEAGVTEKQIRNMLENAITRASDEMGEAFELLLRKGLETEKVLK, translated from the coding sequence ATGAAAATCCAGAAAGAAATCGATTTTATCCTGGCTGTAGATGCCCTGAAAAATGTACAGAGAAGAAATTACAATGCAGATGATTCCAGAAGAGAGAATACAGCAGAACACTCCTGGCAGATCATTATTCTGGCCCAAATCCTTTATCCCTATGCTAAAAACCGTATGGATATTGATTTGTTGAGAGTGATAAGAATGCTTTCCATTCATGATCTTGTCGAAATTGAAGCGGGTGATACTTTTCTTTTCGACGAAGCTGCTATGGTAGGAAAGTTTGAAAGAGAAAAGATGTCTGCACAGAAAATTTTCGGAATTCTGGATGAGCCTTTACGTTCGGAATTCTTTAATCTATGGCTTGAGTTTGAGGAAGAGGCAACTCCGGATGCCATTTTTGCCTGTTCTATTGACAGGATTATGCCTTTTATTCTGAACTCCTATACTTCAGGAAAAAGCTGGACAGAGGCTGGGGTTACCGAAAAGCAGATCAGAAATATGCTTGAAAATGCCATTACCAGAGCTTCGGATGAAATGGGAGAGGCCTTTGAACTGTTACTGAGGAAAGGTCTGGAAACGGAAAAAGTTTTAAAATAA
- a CDS encoding acyl-CoA thioesterase — MTTEERIEAAETRIFKAVFPNTTNHYDTLFGGTAMQLMDEVAFIAATRFARKRVVTVSSDKIDFKKPIPAGTIVELIGKVSYVGKTSMKVSVEIYTEQMYSYEREKAIVGDFTFVAIDEFKKPIQIL; from the coding sequence ATGACTACAGAAGAAAGAATTGAAGCTGCAGAAACCAGAATCTTTAAAGCGGTTTTCCCTAACACAACCAATCATTACGATACTCTTTTCGGAGGTACAGCCATGCAGCTTATGGATGAAGTAGCCTTTATTGCTGCGACCCGTTTCGCAAGAAAAAGAGTGGTAACAGTAAGCAGTGACAAAATCGATTTTAAAAAACCAATTCCTGCCGGAACAATTGTAGAACTGATCGGAAAAGTTTCATATGTTGGAAAAACCAGTATGAAAGTAAGTGTTGAGATCTACACAGAACAAATGTACTCTTACGAAAGAGAAAAAGCAATTGTGGGAGACTTTACTTTTGTAGCAATTGATGAATTCAAGAAACCAATCCAGATCTTATAA
- a CDS encoding endonuclease MutS2, translating to MYIDKEDLDELEFPQLLAEISPFAYSPKTREKILQLRPMEIDEAELSLKKTSEYLSSFESSNAIPFDEYEDIESELKLMLIENYRLENSAFIKIKTITEQIGRLQKFFPTMPETFPTLLEEVSVLEFRKEIIDKVDKVFNRFGEVKSEASPALKGIRTEIQHAKKAIQENFNRALTTYGQSDFLDDIRETIIDDQRVLAVKSGFKKRVPGRTLGISKTGSITYIQPDSVVKHYFKLRENEEEEKKEIDKVLRTLTAELAEFQPQLWRYQVYIFDLDLIMAKAKFAELINGVLPKINRHRTLRLKDAFHPLLWLRNKVENKTIHPQTLALTDHNRIICISGPNAGGKSITLKTVGLLQLMIQSGILVPVHPKSEMFFFEKIMTDIGDNQSIENHLSTYSSRLKKMSGIIREADANTLLLIDEFGTGSDPELGGALAESFMEFFYDKKSFAIITTHYTNIKLVIEQLPNAQNAAMLFNEETLEPMYKLEVGQAGSSFTFEVAEKNKIPRFIIHSAKKKVEHDIVNLDKTIVKLQQEKFEVEKLKSDLAERKESVEDKRDNLQKLNDQLQQKLFNFQKLYEEEHRKLQFGNKIETFIDSYTKGKSRKDVVKDFVKLLEQEKFRKIGADKDESKRLQVVKRKITQQLKKEEVIEKIAETNEKLEEKRKSDREIWMKIGQRVRITGSTSVGTIEKISRNKVIVNYGTFKTTIDADELERI from the coding sequence AGAGTTTCCGCAATTGCTCGCGGAAATTTCCCCATTTGCGTATTCTCCGAAAACAAGAGAAAAAATTCTTCAACTTCGTCCGATGGAAATTGACGAGGCGGAACTTTCATTGAAAAAAACATCAGAATATCTGTCGAGTTTTGAAAGTTCAAATGCAATTCCGTTTGATGAGTATGAAGATATTGAAAGTGAGCTGAAACTGATGCTGATTGAGAACTACCGTCTGGAAAACAGTGCTTTCATTAAAATAAAAACCATCACGGAACAGATCGGAAGATTACAGAAGTTCTTCCCTACCATGCCGGAAACGTTTCCTACTTTATTGGAAGAGGTTTCTGTCCTGGAATTCAGAAAAGAGATCATTGACAAAGTAGATAAGGTATTCAACCGTTTTGGTGAGGTAAAAAGTGAGGCATCCCCAGCTTTAAAAGGGATTAGAACTGAGATCCAGCATGCTAAAAAAGCGATTCAGGAAAACTTTAACCGTGCTCTGACTACATATGGACAGAGTGATTTTTTGGATGATATAAGGGAAACAATTATTGACGACCAAAGGGTGTTGGCGGTAAAATCAGGATTTAAGAAAAGAGTTCCGGGCAGAACCCTGGGCATTTCAAAAACCGGTTCTATCACCTATATCCAGCCGGACAGTGTTGTAAAACATTATTTCAAACTTCGTGAAAATGAAGAGGAAGAGAAAAAAGAGATTGATAAAGTTTTAAGAACGCTTACTGCTGAACTGGCAGAATTCCAGCCTCAACTTTGGAGATATCAGGTGTATATTTTTGATCTTGACCTGATAATGGCTAAAGCTAAGTTTGCTGAGCTTATCAACGGTGTTCTTCCAAAGATCAACCGTCATAGAACATTGAGACTTAAGGATGCTTTCCATCCGTTATTGTGGTTGAGAAATAAGGTAGAGAACAAAACAATTCACCCACAAACCCTGGCTTTAACGGATCATAATAGAATTATATGTATTTCCGGACCTAATGCCGGTGGAAAATCAATTACATTAAAGACTGTAGGCTTGCTGCAATTGATGATTCAAAGTGGGATTCTGGTCCCTGTTCATCCAAAGTCCGAAATGTTTTTCTTTGAAAAGATCATGACTGATATAGGTGATAATCAATCTATTGAAAACCATCTATCCACTTATTCATCAAGATTAAAGAAAATGTCCGGAATCATCCGTGAGGCTGATGCGAATACACTTTTACTGATTGATGAGTTCGGAACGGGTTCTGATCCTGAATTGGGAGGTGCTTTGGCTGAAAGTTTTATGGAATTTTTCTACGATAAGAAGAGCTTTGCGATCATTACAACGCATTATACCAACATCAAATTGGTTATAGAGCAGCTTCCAAATGCTCAGAACGCGGCAATGCTTTTCAATGAAGAGACCCTGGAGCCCATGTACAAACTGGAGGTTGGCCAAGCAGGAAGTTCTTTTACTTTTGAAGTTGCTGAAAAGAATAAAATCCCAAGGTTCATCATTCATTCTGCTAAGAAAAAGGTAGAACATGACATTGTGAATCTTGATAAAACGATTGTAAAGCTTCAACAGGAGAAATTTGAGGTTGAAAAACTGAAATCGGATCTTGCGGAAAGAAAAGAATCTGTAGAAGACAAGCGTGATAATCTTCAGAAACTGAATGACCAACTTCAGCAGAAACTATTCAATTTCCAGAAACTTTACGAAGAGGAACACCGTAAACTCCAATTCGGGAATAAGATTGAAACGTTCATTGACAGCTATACAAAAGGAAAATCCAGAAAAGATGTGGTGAAGGACTTTGTGAAATTGCTCGAACAGGAAAAATTCAGAAAGATTGGTGCTGATAAGGATGAATCCAAACGTCTTCAGGTGGTTAAGAGAAAGATCACCCAACAGCTTAAAAAGGAAGAAGTGATTGAAAAAATTGCTGAAACCAACGAAAAACTGGAAGAAAAACGCAAGAGTGACCGCGAAATATGGATGAAAATAGGGCAGCGTGTTCGAATTACCGGAAGTACCAGCGTAGGAACGATTGAGAAAATCTCCAGAAATAAAGTGATTGTCAATTACGGAACTTTCAAAACGACGATTGATGCAGATGAACTAGAGAGAATTTAA